Genomic DNA from Panthera leo isolate Ple1 chromosome A1, P.leo_Ple1_pat1.1, whole genome shotgun sequence:
gaccagaTTCGGTCACTCactgctgacaaaatccaacGGCAGAGAGATGAGTGGCAGTGAAACAAGCAAAGGACTAGggtctcaaagactgtctcccaagtgctgaaaatacttccgGCTTTATGTAAGGACAGTGTGGGGGAAAGGTGGGTGGGTAAATGCAGGTGAGCAGTGAAGGTCAAATTCATCATTGTTTTGGAGTCAATCACGGGTGGTGTCTTATGGGATCAGGGCGGTCCTCATGGCGTGAGGGGGTAGTTCTGATTCCCGTTGAGGACGCTTTTGCCCTCAGGATCTTCCATCTGAGCTAAGAGCCAAGCTTGAAAGAAGAACCAACTAGAAAGcttgaggtcaaaatggaggcagAGGAAATCCTCTTTCAGGACTTCTGGAATAGCTCCTTAGAAGGGAAACACACAGCTGGAATGTATCTCTCTTGTCCTCCCCTTTTCTTGCAGTCTGCAAGGTGAATGTGATGGTTGGAGTTCCAGAATCTATTGTAAACCACGTAGGtggtggagaagaaaggaagatccTAGGCCCCTTGTGCCCATGAAGCCACCAAATCAGTCTGGACTGCATATCCCTGAATTTCTTTTATATGAGAGAATAACCCCTTATATTGAAGCTATTGTAGTCAAGCCTGAACTGATAAAATGGGTGAACTCTCACGAGGTGCTTTTCTCCTGTGACGACTTGTGTGAAAAGGCCGCAAGTCATGGTCTTTGAGACCTCTTCAATTGTGAGAGATAACAAGTCATATTCAGCTGTAAAATTTAGGACCATCTTAGATTTTTGTTATACTTCCCTGAGCAAATCATTGTAAGAAATTAAATAtcatagaaaatttcaaatgatGCCAAAGCAAAAGCTAATCAGTTAGATAAAGGCCAAATCCTTCCAATTTGTCAGTGGCTTGCAATTAGTGAATAATTTTCCCTATTTACATTACTGGTGTTCTAAGCAGGTATTTTCAAGAGTTTTTCAGTCAACAGGATGGAGCTTACAAAATATCCGAAATTTCAAATCAGATtttcctaggattttttttatgatttcaagtcTCTGAATTACCATGAGCTATCAAACATTAACCTGAGTTGGAAATCTCATGACACAAGTTGAATTCTTTCAGGGATTTGCAATTAACGTTATGATTAAATAGAACTTCTTTAATACAACTAAATCCCTAAAATATCTCCAAATAGCATAATTAGAGGATTAATGGAATAGTTTCagcaattattttataaagtaataaaatgtgaGAAGAATTATGCATCcaaattcaaccaatatttattgacaaCCTATTAAGGACACCAGGCTTTTTTCATTGCCTTATTTAAgatccccaggggcgcctgggtggcgcagtcggttaagcgtccgacttcagccaggtcacaatctcgcggtccgtgagttcgagccccgcgtcaggctctgggctgatggctcggagcctggagcctgtttccgattctgtgtctccctctctctctgcccctcacccgttcaagctctgcctctctctgtcccaaaaaataaattaaaaacgttgaaaaaaattttaaaaaaagatcccaaACCCCCCTTTTttgtctaatgtttatttttgagtgagagacagagtgcaagagggggaggggcagagagttggagggagggcgggggatgggacacagattccgaagtctctgagctgacagcacagagctagatgtggggctACAActcacagagatcatgacctgagccaaatttggaagtgagacgcttaaccatctgagccactgaggcaccccttcCAAAACCGTTTAACTCTGAAAACACTCCATTCTATGCTTGGGCTTAGGGAAGCTGACTTTCCTAAGGTTGCAGGACTAGTAACAGATAAAGCCAAGATTTCAGTCTAAGGTCCTTCAACTTCAgtactttttttctctgtggctttttaaaaacttgaaaaaaatgtttttaattgaacaTGTAACTGGAGAGGAATGGAGGGAGCAGTTTAGGCGTACTAGATCAGTAAATGGGAATTTtctaaataacttaaaatgttaAGGCTGAGGAAAATAATTGATGATATGCCTGGGATAATCTGTTTCATTCCTAACATCCCAGAAATAATTCCCAGGTTTGAAAGACCCTCCAGAGACCATCTGTCAGATGTCCATTTGTTTTCAAATCGCCTTCATGCCATTTTTTAGTTAGTTTCTTCCCAGTTACCCAGGGCCTTCTGGGCTGCCCAGGGCAGCCCTGGGCTGCACTTCTGGGAGGATACTATTTCCTGGCTCTATTCCCTTTTAACTCTTCCATCATCTCAATTCACTGTCCTATGCTCTGCTCTTTCCCAAGAGCTGCGCTCTCTTACTGGGCAGAATGCTTTATTACcgcatttaggaaaaaaaaaaaaaagttaatgtattATAATTGCCCGATTATTTGACTTACTAGAACAAAAACTTCTGTTAAGGATAGGGCTGGTTTTAACTTGTTTACAATTAGGACGTCCGTGCAAAACCCGGTGCCAGGGACCCCACAGAGCATAAAAATACTCGTGGAATGAAACAAGCTCTCGGGTTTCACGCAAAAAGGGAAATTGTTTCACTAGgagtttattttgctttacacCTAATAATTGGGTCTCAAGTCCAAATAACATTTGAGCAGGTGGGAAACTCCCTATTTCTAACTCTCTACCATCTAGGATAGAATTTCGACGTCATCTTAAAGTGACAATATAGCCCTTTTATCAAACCAAGGACATAATTCAAGACCCAGTGCAAAACAAAGTTCTCCAGCAGTCGGCCTCAGGAATCCGCAAGCTTTCGAACACGGAACCCAACTGGGAGATGGAAACCCCATCATGTAAATTCCCACGACACCTTCCTTCCTTACCACAGACTTTCAGCGCCCCACGACGGATCCGAGGGCTGGCGGGACTACCTGTAGCCCACCACCCGGACTCAGTCCTATCCCACGAAGGCGTCCGAAAACTACAGCTGGGGCAAGCGCCTGGGCCAAATGCTAAAAAGTTCCCCGAGGCCTTGCGAGACCCAGGAGGGAGGCCAAAACCCGGCCTCTGCCGTCATCGTCGTGGAGAGCCTCGCGGTCTCCCCCAGCCCCGACCCTCCGTAAACGCGAACTACTCTACAACAGTTGACATTTGGGCTCCCAGAAGAGGGTGGGAGCTGCGGGGCAGAGGCGTCGGGCGGAAGCTTGAAGAGATTTCATCTACGCTCCACCCGGTCCCACCTCCCAGGACAGTTCGGCAGGGCAGGTAGGGGCAGGGCCCCAGGCCCCGcttcccccactctccccactcGGGGCCGGAaacccctttcccctccctccagagctcccctcccccaccacgagAGCCTCGGAACTCGGCATTGTGTACCAGGGACGAGTCCCCGGATGCTCGCCTCTCCTCCCCGGCCCGCGCCTTGGCTCCACCCCCAGCGCGGCTCTGCGTGCCACGTCACCGCTTGCAGCGCTTCCGGAGGCGCAGCGGGCGATGACGTAGGGGGACGTGCCCTCTATATGAGGTTGGGGAGCGGCTGAGTCGGCCTTTTCCgcccgctcccccctccccccgagtGCCGCTCCGGCTGCACCGCGCTCGCTCAGAGCTCCCGGCTCCTGCTAAGCTAGCGCCGCCGTCGTCTCTCCCCGGCCGCCGTCATGATCATCTACCGGGACCTCATCAGCCGTGAGTCGTGACTGCACTACTCCTACTGCCGCGCGCAGGGGACAGGGgtgcgggtgggggcgggggagacggACGCCCCTGCTGTCGTGGGCCTAGGGGACGCTGGCGGCCTTTCCGGGAGCGAGGAGGCGTCGGTGCCTGGGGCGCGCGTCGGGGTTTCGAGcgcccggggaggggtgggggccgcGTGCGGCCGGCTGGCGCGGGAAATGGCGCTGGTTCCAGGGCTCCGGGCGCACCGTGACCGGCGGGTTTGTGTCCCCGAGCAGATGATGAGATGTTCTCCGACATCTACAAGATCCGGGAGATCGCGGACGGGCTGTgcctggaggtggaggggaaggtgagTCGGTCGGGCCGCGGCGCGGGGGAGGCAAGGCCGGGCAGGCTCGGGTTTCCGCCGCACCCCCGCCCGAAGTTGTGCAATCCTCTCCGCTGCCTCCTGGCGGAGGAGACGCTTTTTCCGGGCTCGGGTTTTTCTAGAAAAGTGGAGGCGGAGCTGAGCCTGGAAATAGGTCCGCCGGCTTGGCGCCCATCCTCCTCCCGGGCGATCCGGGACAGGTAGCCTCGAGTTGGGAGCCCCAAGCCtttccacatttgctttatccgTACTTGCTCATCGACCTAAAATCCCCCGCAGAACTTCTCCTTGGGTGCAAATGATCCCGTTTTTGTTGCAGTCAACAAAGAATTCTTGTTGAGTTATGGTGTTTCAGGAAATTTCGCGGTGCATGAGTTTTTTCTCCATAACGATGTGTTAGTGGTTTTTTAACATGAGTCCAAGGTGTTTGGGGGGACGATGATGGAAGCATGAGCTGCTGACATAGATTTTCGGGAGGCGTTTATGCTAAGGTGAAAAGTGTTTGAAACAACTATTTTTTCTTGATGTAGATGGTCAGTAGGACAGAGGGTAACATTGATGACTCGCTCATTGGTGGAAATGCCTCCGCCGAAGGCCCTGAGGGCGAAGGTACCGAGAGCACAGTAATCACTGGTGTGGATATTGTCATGAACCATCACTTGCAGGAAACCAGCTTCACAAAGGAAGCCTACAAGAAGTACATCAAAGATTACATGAAATCGTAAGTGAACCTGGTGCGACCCACCTACTGTCTGGAATCGTTGGGATTTAGGAATATGCTCGCTTTGAGGTTCTTAGCAGGCATACTTGCGAAAGGTCTGAACCTTTTTCTGTGGATGAGTTCATGGGGATAGTTGCTTTTCTAGAAGTAAACTGGTGTGAGCATACTGAAGCATGCAGCGTGGTTTCAGCCTTTCAGTATCTTATTTTGGAAATAACATGAAATCCAAAATTGTGAACGGTCTTGAAACTTGTCTCTTGTGAGCTACTAGTTCCTTGATTGTGCCATGTTAATTTTGCCCAGTGACAGCTAGTTGCCCTTCCTTCCAGTggttgctggattcagtttgggTTTCTTTAgtgaataaaaatttgttttgctgAGAACTCCGTACTTTAACCTGTTAATGAAATATTGTTGTAGAATCAAAGGCAAGCTTGAAGAACAGAGGCCAGAAAGAGTAAAACCTTTTATGACAGGGGCTGCAGAACAAATCAAGCACATCCTTGCTAATTTCAAAAACTACCAGGTAAATACCTTAAGTATTTGTATCAAAGCATTGTATAATCTTAACTGCCAGCGCAACAAATTGCTTGATGAACCTTTGATGTAATTGTGGCTATTTCCTGAGTCTTGGGAGCGGTTTAAATACTTCATAGATTGAATTCCAGTAGTCTGGGCTGTGGAAAGTAGCCTTCCCTGCTCCCAAGTGTGTTTCCAGATCTTTCCTTGTTGCAGAATCTCTTCCCTACTTGCTTCCCGGatgacttttttcatttcttcctctctggaaTTGCTTGTTAACGTCCTAAGTGgtcttccagttttctttctaatttacaAGTCCAGTGTGTTACTGCCAGTGGAGTTCTTTCTAAACTGGTTCTGTTGGGAAACTCAGTGACTTTGCCTTACTTCTAAAACTTAATACCCtggctctttttctctgtttaatgTGCTCTTTCGTCGTATGTTCCCTGTGCTTGATGATGTAAACAGGCTTTTACAGAGTTTGGAATTGTATATGTGGGGATGAGAGAGTAAGTTTCCAGAACGCCTAAAGTGTTCCTAGATTGCTTTGTACTTACTTTGGTCATTTATTAGCGTCATTTGGTGAACaggaagtttgcttttttttttcttcttttcccctctcctggtGAAAGTCTCTCTTCAATTGTGGTGTTCTAAATTCTCCTTTTGATTGTTTCATCGTAGTTTGTTTTGGTATGATGTGTATATAAAGGTCTAATTCCGGGTATTTGTTTGCTTCCTGAGTTCTTTATTGGTGAAAACATGAACCCGGACGGCATGGTTGCCCTGCTGGACTACCGCGAGGATGGTGTGACCCCATATATGATCTTCTTTAAGGACGGTTTAGAGATGGAAAAATGTGTAAGTATCAGGAAGTGGGTTGAGATCTGCATTGTAAAAATGGACACATCTCAGATGTGACTCCTTGTTTCCTGCCACTGGGATGGTTAGAATGGGTTTTACAGCACTCTTGAAAGATGCAGGTCTgggtcttctttctctttctttgggggTCTAAAAGGGTTGTGTTTTACACGGAAAAGATTTTTATGGCACAGAAAGGCacttgagagttttttttatcTACACCGAAAGCTTGTCTTTAGGCGGCTTAAATCCTAGCTTACACGCTAAACCGATGAGAAACAGCACTGTGTTAATCTTCCCCCGTAGAAATGGCCCCCTTTATATTTTGCCACACGTGTGCGTGAGTGGCATGTGTGGCACGAAACGTTTTCCACTTTGGTTTACTGATAACGGGCAACTGGTCATTGAAAGTCTTGACGTTACTAGCTTTTAGTAAATAAAGTTAGAGCTGGCTGCTGACCCGCGACGCAGACTGCTTTAGTGAAACTAAATGAATGTCTACTACGCACGGAATTGCTGGAGGCAGTACAGAACTGAAAGCATTCATCATCCTAGCTCTCCCAAGGCTTCCATATAAATCAGGAGCAAGATAAACTTTAGGCTACACTAAATAAGATCAGAGGCAACGGTGGACTGAAATATCCCCGGATGGTACAGATGATTCGGTGAGGGGATCATCCCAGGCTT
This window encodes:
- the TPT1 gene encoding translationally-controlled tumor protein translates to MIIYRDLISHDEMFSDIYKIREIADGLCLEVEGKMVSRTEGNIDDSLIGGNASAEGPEGEGTESTVITGVDIVMNHHLQETSFTKEAYKKYIKDYMKSIKGKLEEQRPERVKPFMTGAAEQIKHILANFKNYQFFIGENMNPDGMVALLDYREDGVTPYMIFFKDGLEMEKC